From Halorussus lipolyticus:
GTTCCTCTCTGTTTCCAAGAACTGTATGAAACGGTCCAAGAGTGTCTGCTGGACCTCTCAGTTCAGATGTCCATCAGCGCCTGCCACGTGTCGTGGCCGACAACGCCGTCCACGGTGAGACCGGCGCTGGTCTGGAAGTCCTCGATTGCGCTCCGGGTCTCCGGGCCGTAGTAGCCGTCCACCGCGATGTCGTAGCCCTGTCCGTAGTTGAGGTGATGCTGTGCGCCGTAGGTCGCCCACCATGGGTCGTCCTCGGCGTCCCAGACGACGACGTAGAGTTCGTTCCACGTCTCCGGGCCGACGATGCCGTCCACGGTGATGTTGCGGTCGCTCTGGAACTGCTCGATGGTGGTTTCGACTTCGGTCCCGTAGATGCCGTCGTGGTAGTCGAGGGGATAGCCGTTCTCCTCCAGCAGGTACTGGATGGAGTAGACCGCTTCGGCTTGGTCGCCGTAGGAGTAGGTGGGCCAACTGTAGGACGTACCGCCGTCACCGCCACCGCCGTTGTTCGTGCCGCCCACGAGGTCCATGTAGTAGTCCCAGTCCCACGTCGAACCGGGGTCGGTGTGGTTGTTGGGTCCGCAGTCGGACTCGGGGACCTGATGGTGGCCGATGATACCGCCGTCGGTGCTGGCGTCGCAG
This genomic window contains:
- a CDS encoding N-acetylmuramoyl-L-alanine amidase codes for the protein MTERNTRRSFLKAIGATATVGALADTAAAYHTQDPYVDDFRPADSSNYTSASRGAEAIDWVVIHVGEGDYGGMVGWFQDPSADVSAHYAIRNSDGYASQMVHHEDKAWHAGGQNYNYYSIGIEHGGYTDQTQFTDALYKKSANIVSSLCDQYNIPKNHPSGVAPCDASTDGGIIGHHQVPESDCGPNNHTDPGSTWDWDYYMDLVGGTNNGGGGDGGTSYSWPTYSYGDQAEAVYSIQYLLEENGYPLDYHDGIYGTEVETTIEQFQSDRNITVDGIVGPETWNELYVVVWDAEDDPWWATYGAQHHLNYGQGYDIAVDGYYGPETRSAIEDFQTSAGLTVDGVVGHDTWQALMDI